ACGTGTAAAATACTCTAAGAAATACAAAGCTCATGATGAAAACAACCAAGCTAAAACTGGCGATATCGTAAGAATTATGGAAACTCGTCCATTATCTGCGACAAAACGCTTCCGTTTAGTTAGTGTTGTTGAAGAAGCTATTATCATTTAATATTGTTCGGATAGTTAATTCCGAAGGGAGGTAACATAGATGATCCAACAAGAATCTCGTTTGAAAGTTGCTGACAACTCTGG
This genomic stretch from Metabacillus sp. B2-18 harbors:
- the rpsQ gene encoding 30S ribosomal protein S17; protein product: MSERNQRKVYTGRVVSDKMDKTITVLVETYKTHPLYGKRVKYSKKYKAHDENNQAKTGDIVRIMETRPLSATKRFRLVSVVEEAIII